From the Carya illinoinensis cultivar Pawnee chromosome 4, C.illinoinensisPawnee_v1, whole genome shotgun sequence genome, one window contains:
- the LOC122307425 gene encoding wall-associated receptor kinase-like 10, with product MALQMVLFRMLVLVMMCSVLNAFEGASNVINSSCSEYCGNVSIPYPFGIENGCYVEDWFEIVCRSSNDSYDLGFPKPYLKKLDLEVLKIDMDFPGQVSVNYPIFSSCTDGTNSKKNLQLEKSPFIFSATNNSFIAMGCNNSALMLSIFPDDSISFGGCNSPCDRAPFTNRSHCNATNCCQTTIPSDLQEFSTTMQPKSSYNNGSSKCKYAFLVDQNWFETNFTEPNQNMSVPVVLEWGLDNTTFYSLPTMKNMTAREYKNSTYNCGWWLTLRNFTGRICVCRSGYGGNPYLLGGCGDINECANRDLNTCTLDTRCENTEGSYRCVAAKNTKLSIIIGVSTSLGVLFLIFSGCGSYKVIKKRMRIKRKEKFFKQNGGLLLQQQLSTNNEVNVENTKLFNSEELEKATDCFSVDRIIGHGGQGTVYKGMLADGRIVAIKKSMVIDEEKLQAFINEVVILSQINHRNVVKLLGCCLETKVPLLVYEFIPNGTLAEYLNGQNEEFSPTWDMRLRIAIEVAGALSYLHLAASSPIYHRDIKSTNILLDDKYRAKVADFGISRSVAIEQTHLSTLVQGTFGYVDPKYFRSGQFTDKSDVYSFGVVLAELLTGEKAISSTGTRDTKSLAAFFVSSMEENNLFNILDSQVLKEMEKEKIIAVANLAKRCLNLKGRKRPTMREVAMELEANQMSQKLAFDLQQKYGEIEDVKIEISEQCDVVSISTMSSMDSAIATSSFDTKPLLISS from the exons ATGGCATTGCAAATGGTACTGTTTCGGATGCTTGTGTTAGTCATGATGTGCTCAGTACTCAATGCATTTGAGGGAGCATCGAACGTAATAAACAGTTCATGCTCAGAATACTGTGGGAATGTAAGCATTCCATACCCTTTTGGAATCGAAAATGGTTGTTACGTCGAAGATTGGTTTGAGATAGTCTGCAGATCATCGAATGACTCTTATGATCTGGGATTTCCAAAGCCCTATTTGAAGAAGTTAGACCTGGAGGTGCTGAAGATTGACATGGATTTCCCAGGCCAAGTTAGCGTCAACTATCCCATATTTTCGAGCTGTACCGATGGCACTAATAGCAAAAAGAATCTGCAGTTAGAAAAAAGTCCTTTCATCTTCTCCGCCACCAACAACAGCTTCATTGCCATGGGTTGCAACAACTCAGCCTTGATGTTGTCCATTTTTCCCGACGACTCAATTTCATTTGGTGGGTGCAATTCCCCTTGTGACAGGGCTCCATTCACAAATAGAAGTCATTGCAACGCCACAAATTGTTGCCAAACTACAATTCCTTCTGATCTCCAGGAATTCTCTACAACTATGCAGCCGAAAAGTTCCTACAATAATGGTAGTAGTAAGTGCAAGTATGCATTTTTGGTAGACCAGAATTGGTTTGAGACCAATTTCACAGAGCCGAATCAAAATATGTCTGTTCCAGTGGTATTGGAATGGGGGCTTGACAATACTACTTTCTATTCTCTTCCCACAATGAAAAACATGACGGCAAGAGAATACAAGAACTCGACCTATAATTGTGGTTGGTGGCTGACGTTGCGAAACTTTACTGGTCGTATTTGTGTCTGCCGGAGTGGCTACGGAGGAAATCCGTATCTTCTTGGAGGATGTGGAG ATATTAACGAATGTGCAAACCGTGACCTCAACACTTGTACACTTGATACACGCTGTGAAAATACTGAAGGTTCTTACCGTTGTGTCGCTGCTAAGAACACAAAGCTTTCCATAATCATAG GTGTTAGCACAAGTCTTGGTGTATTATTTCTGATTTTCAGTGGATGTGGGTCATACAAAGTGATAAAGAAAAGGATGAGGATTAAACGCAAGGAGAAGTTCTTCAAACAAAATGGTGGATTACTACTACAACAACAACTATCTACAAATAACGAAGTTAATGTTGAGAATACCAAATTGTTCAATTCAGAGGAATTGGAGAAGGCCACTGATTGTTTTAGTGTGGATAGAATAATTGGACATGGTGGACAAGGCACTGTTTACAAAGGTATGTTGGCAGATGGAAGAATTGTTGCAATAAAAAAATCCATGGTCATAGATGAAGAAAAACTTCAAGCATTCATAAATGAAGTCGTGATTCTTTCACAAATTAATCACAGGAATGTGGTTAAGCTACTTGGTTGTTGTTTAGAGACTAAAGTTCCGCTTCTAGTCTACGAATTCATTCCTAATGGAACTCTTGCCGAATATCTCAATGGACAAAATGAGGAGTTTTCACCAACATGGGATATGCGTTTACGAATTGCTATAGAAGTTGCAGGGGCTCTTTCCTATTTGCATTTAGCAGCTTCTTCACCCATTTACCATCGTGACATTAAGTCTACAAACATCCTCTTGGATGATAAGTATAGAGCAAAAGTAGCGGATTTTGGGATTTCAAGATCTGTTGCTATTGAACAAACTCACCTAAGCACACTAGTACAGGGAACTTTTGGATATGTAGACCCTAAGTATTTTCGGTCAGGCCAGTTTACAGATAAGAGTGACGTTTATAGTTTTGGTGTTGTTCTTGCTGAGCTCTTAACCGGAGAAAAAGCCATCTCATCAACAGGAACTAGAGATACCAAAAGTTTGGCTGCATTTTTTGTTAGTTCAATGGAAGAGAACAATTTATTTAACATCCTTGATAGTCAAGTTTtgaaggaaatggaaaaagaaaaaatcattgcGGTTGCAAACCTTGCGAAAAGATGCTTGAACTTGAAAGGAAGGAAACGACCTACAATGAGAGAAGTTGCAATGGAATTGGAGGCCAACCAAATGTCACAAAAATTAGCTTTTGACCTTCAGCAGAAATATGGAGAGATTGAAGAtgttaaaattgaaatatctGAGCAATGTGATGTTGTTTCTATATCAACAATGTCAAGCATGGATAGTGCCATCGCAACCTCATCTTTCGATACAAAACCATTATTGATATCTTCTTAA